A part of Ptychodera flava strain L36383 chromosome 11, AS_Pfla_20210202, whole genome shotgun sequence genomic DNA contains:
- the LOC139143637 gene encoding progressive ankylosis protein homolog B-like isoform X1 → MAGFWSYWSLVKYFAPLALTIVIQDVGEQALTRSLTSAENSTMLLASFGIGYNLLKFAIWPIMEIKQVALVLVLYKRDGLITFACLAGVCGTLLLFSFLIGFTKLGYYVVDKLHSVEADVGITARQFILSVCLYPFLDGIAWLLAGVLLRHRCSVTVGSASIADIFTQIGVVAGLLQTSLGVEGAILIPVIALYSGCLVRLGILVGGVCKFVTWEYRNSTPPDETRDRLSAGKVFGLWWPLALVQCIQGITRPVINVFVARDLEDTPEEAVTELAVLTLAYPVGRVPWGWLNELKTVVPAFLQEPAADSSDQTNQVTSREIRIFHIWCLLLSMTFMFVVFWIPGIITSFLVTVLDADPWLAELCVVPLKIFTFCAIPVTILAYVTSWLLLYKQTKFLAPSAVVRIVTVILALVVLPLCGVYGASQGVGALLAAFCGEAATAAIGYVYVKRKRERRRAVDERTPLMTTDTRRND, encoded by the exons ATGGCAGGGTTTTGGAGTTATTGGTCCCTGGTAAAGTATTTTGCTCCTCTTGCCTTGACTATCGTCATACAAGATGTTGGTGAACAG GCATTGACCCGAAGTCTAACGTCGGCTGAAAATTCCACAATGCTTCTCGCCAGTTTCGGAATCGGCTACAACCTGCTGAAATTTGCCATTTGGCCAATCATGGAGATCAAACAGGTCGCTTTGGTACTGGTGCTATACAAACGTGACGGTTTAATAACATTTGCATGCCTCGCAGGTGTATGTGGAACACTTCTGCTGTTTTCATTTCTTATAG GCTTCACGAAACTCGGGTACTATGTCGTGGACAAGTTACACAGTGTTGAGGCAGACGTTGGAATAACCGCAAGGCAGTTCATTCTCTCTGTTTGTTTGTATCCTTTTCTGGACGGGATT GCATGGCTTCTTGCCGGTGTGTTGTTACGACACAGGTGTAGTGTCACCGTCGGAAGTGCATCAATTGCCGATATTTTTACACAG ATTGGCGTTGTCGCGGGTCTATTGCAGACAAGCCTAGGTGTGGAAGGGGCAATACTTATACCGGTTATCGCATTGTACTCGGGATGTTTGGTTAGACTTGGTATACTAGTGGGCGGTGTTTGCAAGTTCGTCACCTGGGAATATAGAAATTCGACCCCTCCTGACGAAACG AGGGATAGATTGTCTGCTGGTAAGGTGTTTGGATTGTGGTGGCCACTGGCTTTGGTGCAGTGTATTCAGGGAATCACTCGACCTGTCATCAATGTCTTCGTGGCCAGGGATTTGGAAGACACGCCCGAGGAGGCTGTCACG GAATTGGCCGTGTTGACTTTGGCCTATCCTGTCGGACGGGTACCGTGGGGATGGCTTAACGAGCTGAAAACGGTGGTTCCAGCGTTTCTTCAG GAGCCAGCAGCAGATTCTAGTGATCAAACAAACCAAGTGACGTCACGGGAGATACGAATCTTTCATATATGGTGCCTATTACTCTCAATGACC TTCATGTTTGTGGTGTTTTGGATTCCAGGGATTATCACGTCATTTCTGGTTACAGTGCTAGACGCAGATCCTTGGCTAGCAGAATTGTGTGTAGTACCGCTGAAGATTTTTACATTCTGTGCAATTCCTG TAACGATACTGGCGTATGTGACGTCATGGCTGTTACTTTACAAACAAACCAAGTTTTTGGCTCCGAGTGCCGTGGTTCGAATCGTTACGGTAATCTTAGCACTGGTTGTCCTACCTCTCTGCGG AGTCTACGGTGCCTCACAGGGCGTAGGGGCGTTGCTGGCAGCATTTTGTGGCGAAGCTGCCACCGCCGCGATAGGTTATGTATATGTGAAGCGTAAAAGA GAAAGGAGACGTGCAGTAGATGAAAGGACTCCACTGATGACCACTGACACGAGAAG GAACGACTGA
- the LOC139143637 gene encoding progressive ankylosis protein homolog B-like isoform X2 yields the protein MAGFWSYWSLVKYFAPLALTIVIQDVGEQIGVVAGLLQTSLGVEGAILIPVIALYSGCLVRLGILVGGVCKFVTWEYRNSTPPDETRDRLSAGKVFGLWWPLALVQCIQGITRPVINVFVARDLEDTPEEAVTELAVLTLAYPVGRVPWGWLNELKTVVPAFLQEPAADSSDQTNQVTSREIRIFHIWCLLLSMTFMFVVFWIPGIITSFLVTVLDADPWLAELCVVPLKIFTFCAIPVTILAYVTSWLLLYKQTKFLAPSAVVRIVTVILALVVLPLCGVYGASQGVGALLAAFCGEAATAAIGYVYVKRKRERRRAVDERTPLMTTDTRRND from the exons ATGGCAGGGTTTTGGAGTTATTGGTCCCTGGTAAAGTATTTTGCTCCTCTTGCCTTGACTATCGTCATACAAGATGTTGGTGAACAG ATTGGCGTTGTCGCGGGTCTATTGCAGACAAGCCTAGGTGTGGAAGGGGCAATACTTATACCGGTTATCGCATTGTACTCGGGATGTTTGGTTAGACTTGGTATACTAGTGGGCGGTGTTTGCAAGTTCGTCACCTGGGAATATAGAAATTCGACCCCTCCTGACGAAACG AGGGATAGATTGTCTGCTGGTAAGGTGTTTGGATTGTGGTGGCCACTGGCTTTGGTGCAGTGTATTCAGGGAATCACTCGACCTGTCATCAATGTCTTCGTGGCCAGGGATTTGGAAGACACGCCCGAGGAGGCTGTCACG GAATTGGCCGTGTTGACTTTGGCCTATCCTGTCGGACGGGTACCGTGGGGATGGCTTAACGAGCTGAAAACGGTGGTTCCAGCGTTTCTTCAG GAGCCAGCAGCAGATTCTAGTGATCAAACAAACCAAGTGACGTCACGGGAGATACGAATCTTTCATATATGGTGCCTATTACTCTCAATGACC TTCATGTTTGTGGTGTTTTGGATTCCAGGGATTATCACGTCATTTCTGGTTACAGTGCTAGACGCAGATCCTTGGCTAGCAGAATTGTGTGTAGTACCGCTGAAGATTTTTACATTCTGTGCAATTCCTG TAACGATACTGGCGTATGTGACGTCATGGCTGTTACTTTACAAACAAACCAAGTTTTTGGCTCCGAGTGCCGTGGTTCGAATCGTTACGGTAATCTTAGCACTGGTTGTCCTACCTCTCTGCGG AGTCTACGGTGCCTCACAGGGCGTAGGGGCGTTGCTGGCAGCATTTTGTGGCGAAGCTGCCACCGCCGCGATAGGTTATGTATATGTGAAGCGTAAAAGA GAAAGGAGACGTGCAGTAGATGAAAGGACTCCACTGATGACCACTGACACGAGAAG GAACGACTGA
- the LOC139143642 gene encoding uncharacterized protein has product MKQITLDSIKSSVIEHFHECGSDQGEAFCKDVEQMVQERKKRGINQKRIRWILYCNWAYSLYAKEIGQPGDHYAFPPVILKYLRCLLPRNIKGEIWKEAFQVTMKQFVEAVTPNL; this is encoded by the exons ATGAAGCAGATAACACTGGACTCCATCAAAAGCTCTGTCATCGAGCATTTTCATGAATGTGG TTCAGACCAAGGTGAAGCATTCTGCAAAGATGTGGAACAAATGGTgcaagaaaggaaaaaaagagGAATAAACCAGAAGAGAATTCGATGGATTTTATATTGTAATTGGGCGTATTCTCTCTAT GCTAAAGAAATTGGACAACCAGGGGATCACTATGCATTCCCTCCTGTGATTCTGAAATATTTGAGATGCTTATTACCAAGGAATATTAAAGGTGAAATATGGAAG GAAGCTTTCCAAGTAACGATGAAGCAATTTGTAGAAGCAGTAACACCGAACTTATAA
- the LOC139143641 gene encoding uncharacterized protein: protein MAAVVRRAKRKRGRKKKVSKVMDQTTRSKLRLSDLGSYYNNVADEMSDTSLSSDEEDVISADTRNHGQGKDSVASQRKINLVEEKADSDEMLRIFDVRTLNSIIQSASLCNVCKVGRLSLQELSTYGWGSHFTMICSNTECNSPQVVFPSSAKNGRHFQINRKMVLGLRAIGRGRRAAMKFNSYLGLPPPVSPTPFKEHEQTLASYSEKLTEQHMQQAVAEVRQVVLGVSDKDVDDGGNDNGQEIVDVAVSVDGSWASRGFSSLYGFVSVISIDTGKVLDRHISCSYCRECQAMENQPRDFNYMKWFIEHEPECKMNHQGSAKSMEAAGASILFERSKEKHKLRYSQFIGDGDSAAYQSVKDVYASDNIIVQKEDCVGHIQKRMGTHLRKLVDKYKGGKLEDGKGLTGRNRLTNQMINAFQVFYGIALRNNKGNVEEMSRQTRAILLHYASTHDEPRHEYCPKGAGSWCKWQKDKVSGKQTYRPLLHPLAPAVVKAVEPVIDKLSNENLLRGAQLGYTQNQNESLHNVMWSFVPKDKTHGLDEVTLGINMAVAFFNGGMSKYSADLCRSSTLGINSSMTAAWLQIDNIRVRDALYKASTPVKRRRKKNKRQRLQKLDKFQYSEGCTYQPGAFDSAVVQKASGRRCTKCLQLMKGHKRSQCS, encoded by the exons ATGGCTGCCGTAGTGAGACGCGCGAAACGTAAACGTGGTCGAAAGAAGAAAGTGAGTAAGGTCATGGACCAGACTACCAGATCAAAGCTTAGATTGTCAGACTTAGGTTCGTATTATAACAACGTGGCAGACGAGATGTCGGACACGAGTCTTTCATCCGACGAGGAGGACGTCATCAGTGCGGACACACGTAATCACGGCCAAGGTAAAGACTCTGTCGCTTCGCAGCGTAAAATCAACCTTGTTGAAGAGAAAGCAGACAGTGATGAAATGTTAAGAATTTTTGACGTAAGAACGTTGAACTCCATCATTCAATCCGCGTCACTTTGTAACGTCTGCAAAGTCGGACGCCTTTCTCTACAGGAATTGTCAACTTATGGCTGGGGCAGTCATTTTACCATGATCTGCTCAAATACCGAGTGCAACTCCCCTCAAGTGGTTTTTCCGTCTTCAGCGAAAAACGGCCGACATTTTCAAATCAACAGAAAGATGGTACTTGGTCTACGAGCGATCGGAAGAGGGAGACGGGCAGCCATGAAATTTAATTCGTATCTCGGTCTCCCACCACCCGTATCACCAACGCCGTTCAAAGAACATGAGCAGACACTAGCGAGTTACAGCGAAAAGTTGACCGAGCAACACATGCAACAGGCTGTGGCGGAAGTCCGACAGGTGGTGCTGGGGGTATCAGACAAAGATGTTGACGATGGAGGGAATGACAATGGACAGGAAATTGTCGATgttgcagtttctgttgacGGGTCATGGGCGTCAAGGGGCTTTTCTTCCCTTTATGGCTTTGTCAGTGTGATTTCAATTGACACCG GAAAGGTGTTGGATCGACACATCAGTTGCTCGTACTGCCGAGAATGCCAAGCAATGGAGAACCAACCCAGGGACTTTAACTACATGAAATGGTTCATTGAACATGAGccagaatgtaaaatgaatcaTCAGGGTTCAGCAAAAAGCATGGAGGCAGCGGGTGCATCAATATTGTTTGAGAGATCTAAAGAAAAGCACAAGTTGAG GTACAGTCAATTTATAGGAGATGGAGACAGCGCAGCGTACCAGTCTGTTAAAGATGTGTATGCCAGTGACAATATTATTGTCCAAAAGGAAGACTGTGTTGGTCACATTCAGAAGAGAATGGGCACCCACCTGAGAAAACTGGTTGATAAATATAAAG GTGGTAAGCTAGAGGATGGCAAAGGTTTGACAGGCCGGAATAGACTCACAAACCAAATGATCAACGCATTTCAAGTGTTCTATGGTATTGCCTTGAGAAATAATAAAG GCAATGTGGAAGAAATGAGCAGGCAGACGAGGGCCATTTTACTGCACTACGCAAGTACTCATGATGAGCCCCGCCATGAGTATTGTCCAAAGGGAGCTGGTAGTTGGTGCAAGTGGCAAAAGGATAAAGTGTCTGgcaaacagacatacagaccTCTCCTACATCCACTTGCACCAGCCGTTGTCAAGGCTGTAGAACCAGTTATTGACAAGTTATCAAATGAGAATCTTCTCCGTGGAGCACAGCTGGGTTACACGCAAAACCAAAATGAAAGTTTACACAATGTAATGTGGAGCTTTGTGCCGAAAGACAAGACCCATGGTCTAGATGAAGTCACTCTCGGAATAAACATGGCAGTGGCTTTCTTCAATGGTGGTATGTCAAAATACAGCGCTGACCTGTGCCGGAGCAGCACTTTGGGTATTAACTCTTCCATGACAGCAGCATGGCTACAGATAGACAATATCAGAGTTCGGGATGCATTGTATAAAGCCTCAACTCCAGTGAAGCGGAGGAGAAAGAAGAACAAACGACAGCGTTTGCAGAAACTGGACAAGTTTCAGTATTCCGAAGGATGCACATACCAGCCAGGTGCCTTTGACAGTGCTGTTGTGCAAAAGGCCTCGGGAAGGAGGTGTACTAAATGTCTGCAACTGATGAAGGGACATAAACGATCTCAGTGTAGCTGA